AGCGAGGGCGGGCGTTCGAGTTTTCCAACTTCGAGTAGTTTTTCGATCATCGCTTGGATGATGCGTTGACCTTCTTCGATGTGTTGGATTTCTCGACCGCGGAATTGGACCTTCAGCAGCACTTTATCCGAGGCTTCCAAGAATTTGCGAGCTTGGGCCAGTTTGGTTTCGACGTCGTGCTCGCCAGTTTTGGGGCGGACGCGAATTTCCTTGGTTTTTTGCTGGTGCGACTTGGTTTTGCCGCTTTTACGGGATTGCTGATAGCGGAACTTCCCGTAGTCCATGATCTTGCACACCGGCGGGCGTTCCGTCGCCGCGACTTCGACAAGGTCGAGATTCAGCTCGCGTGCCATTTCCATCGCTTGCGACGTGGGAATGATCCCTAACTGTTCCCCGTTGGCGCCGATGACGCGAATGGGGGTCAGTCGGATCTGTTCATTGATCCGGGGACCACTGCGTGCGCCCGGTCCGGGCGGCGGGACATTGCGATCGTTCGGTGTGAGACGTGAGATACGCCGACTCCTTGCTGATGACTGCCCCCAATAGGTCGCCATTGGGGAGAATGGTACTTTCGGGTGGGTTGTGGGTGCGAAGTCCCCCTCAACTCCCCAACTCCTAATCATTTATCGATACCTACCCAAACCCACAAGGTCAAGGCGGGTTCCGGGATATTCCCGAAATTTTCTTCCTACGATTGTTACGTTCGTGATTTTCTTCCCAAACTCGTCGGCTTTCCATCGCCTCGCAAATTAGGTTGCTGGGGGTGGATTCGACGGCTGAATCAGCGCAAGTGTCATCTCCACAATGGTTTGCACTTCGGCAATGGCTCCAATGCCGATATCGCCGCAGGCCAACCGCTTGGATTGGGGGGGGGCGATGCGGAGCGTGGGGCTGCGATCGTTGATGCAGGCAATGACGCCGAGTTCGTCGAGATGGCCGGGAATGTGGGCGGCCCCGGCATCGACCGCAAGCATGCGAAGTTGCCGCCGCGTCATCGGGTGTTGCCACATCAGAGTGTTCATGGCGGGGGCCAGCACCACCGGCCGCTGCGTGTCCCAGGCTCGCCAAACACAGGTCAGGCAATTATCGCAAATGCCGCAAGCCATTTTAGCCAAAGTGTTTGCGTCAAGCGGCGCGATCACCAACACATCCGCCCAGTTTCGCAATTCGATATGCAGCACCGGATCATCCCGCTCCCAGCGTCGCCCCGAATCGTGACCGGGCCACTCATCCGCATCGAGCGTCAATCGGCTCGGATCGCGCTGGTGGGGATGCTCGGGATGCGGAGCAATTGCGATAGGATCGAAAAAATACGTTGCGGCATGAGTGGCGACGATTCGCACGGCGTGCCCCTGCTGTCGAAAGGCGGCATCCAACGCGGGAGTGCGGATCGCCGCGACCGAACCAGTGACGCCCAAGACGATATTTGCCATTCCTATCCTCGTCGGTATCGCGTTGCGTGCAATCGAGCCACTTCTTGGTACAATCGTGATGCCAATGCGTTGCGTTCAATTCGGGGGTACGCATCCGCATCCGCCGCCGCATCGGTCGCATCCACCGATTCCAATACGGGGCCGATGATTGCCCAATCGGACGCCCCTTCCAAAGTGTTGGCCACAATCAAATCGGCATCGGATTGCTGGCGGGACTTCACCGCAATCTGCCGCAGTTCGGCTTCGGTCGGCCCGACTTCGAGTTTGAATTTGACCAACACGCCGCGAAATCCCCACGGATTGCGAATTCGGTCGATCAACTTCGGTGTGCGAACCAGCCGCATCCAGAGTTCCGGCTCATCGGATTTCACCTTCCCGGCTTGCCGATCGACCAACTTTGCCGGTCCGCGGTCGGTGGTATGCCAGGTTGCGGCGGTGGAGTCGAATGACGTCCCAGTTTCTGGGCTGAAAATTCCGGCCACACGATAATCACTCACCGCCGCACAGTGGACAATCGTATCATATTCTCCCTGCGTTGTCTCGACTTCGAGGATATTCGCCAAATCATCGAAGGTACGATACGGCAGCACGCGGAAGCGGTCAGTTGGGGTTGATTCGGCCCGAACCGCTTGCAGGGCTTCGGGATGCGACGTGGCCAAGGTGACCTGCATTCCGGCATCCCAGGCGGCCCAGGCGATGGTCGCCCCCGTTTTGCCGGTGAAAATGTTGGTGATGCATCGCACCTGATCGATGGGGGTTTGCGTGTTACCTGCGGTGATGAGCCAGCGCATGGGATGCCTCGTGACAATCCGGACCGTGAGATGAGATGCGGAACCGCCGCTGCGGGGTTCGACTGGCAATCGCCGGTGCGATCGTGGTAGCATGGTGCGCGCTGCCGAGAAGGGACATCGGCGAATGTTCGCACAAGGATGGTGCCTGATGGAATCTCCCCGCCCCTTGCCAACCACCTTATTGGTCGGCACTCTGTTGCTCACCGCGTTGTTTCTGCCCACATTGTCGGCCC
This DNA window, taken from Tuwongella immobilis, encodes the following:
- the infC gene encoding translation initiation factor IF-3; this encodes MIRSWGVEGDFAPTTHPKVPFSPMATYWGQSSARSRRISRLTPNDRNVPPPGPGARSGPRINEQIRLTPIRVIGANGEQLGIIPTSQAMEMARELNLDLVEVAATERPPVCKIMDYGKFRYQQSRKSGKTKSHQQKTKEIRVRPKTGEHDVETKLAQARKFLEASDKVLLKVQFRGREIQHIEEGQRIIQAMIEKLLEVGKLERPPSLEGKQMSAILAPKSSKS
- a CDS encoding flavoprotein: MANIVLGVTGSVAAIRTPALDAAFRQQGHAVRIVATHAATYFFDPIAIAPHPEHPHQRDPSRLTLDADEWPGHDSGRRWERDDPVLHIELRNWADVLVIAPLDANTLAKMACGICDNCLTCVWRAWDTQRPVVLAPAMNTLMWQHPMTRRQLRMLAVDAGAAHIPGHLDELGVIACINDRSPTLRIAPPQSKRLACGDIGIGAIAEVQTIVEMTLALIQPSNPPPAT
- a CDS encoding phosphopantothenoylcysteine decarboxylase domain-containing protein, producing MRWLITAGNTQTPIDQVRCITNIFTGKTGATIAWAAWDAGMQVTLATSHPEALQAVRAESTPTDRFRVLPYRTFDDLANILEVETTQGEYDTIVHCAAVSDYRVAGIFSPETGTSFDSTAATWHTTDRGPAKLVDRQAGKVKSDEPELWMRLVRTPKLIDRIRNPWGFRGVLVKFKLEVGPTEAELRQIAVKSRQQSDADLIVANTLEGASDWAIIGPVLESVDATDAAADADAYPRIERNALASRLYQEVARLHATRYRRG